The Oncorhynchus masou masou isolate Uvic2021 chromosome 31, UVic_Omas_1.1, whole genome shotgun sequence genome includes a region encoding these proteins:
- the LOC135524544 gene encoding voltage-dependent calcium channel beta subunit-associated regulatory protein-like: MSNESTVWINLTENSTGVPFEPGKQQDGYVLLLVLLSIFLGGTLVLLSVLLIICRRCCDGDCRHARASDDPEKTNTSYMEESQPVHGQITIRVDESDCLSAASSHVDMETERFLSTGTHGGRRVSFNEVALFDHGKKAQEKGRRFTLTEGDFHHLKNARLTHLHIPPLALKIVTIHECESSENSIAMTTCPAAKSSLSIFQPPLCARRPLCPLPQTALTSLSVSPSSALPGDTLNSVVDTSFSESPLAPGPKEPSTSSIEVMVPGSRNGGSPSLSEGASVTSVTGASPGVGVGQGPVLQFFTKLRRHASLEGASPYFKIKKWKLDSSQRASSLDTRGSPKRRQFQRQRAASESMDQEDSDAHHIDLIQYIARTQDATYHPCRPSASACLLPHSSPSTPPPSLGRLEVEVVVEPSCSRGQGLEVIGLSPEPQDEAASLGDCRPENSASDHQALYRDIWTLRASLEQYGSSDQINNNDRDSVRSDADSVCSLRGPTKRGLTSYLSQDIGDGPEGDVELPMDEGMGEKEKGGKQDSVESERGSDGESGNRKLMQMDSGYTSIEAPSRAPEELRLFGSSGSSGSIDRSALEKRHYFTSAGGTGTVVESFEVRIFEEEPDEETPAGAMGGMTIETARSPLDWSPYGQMFTPREAQPHPHPPLSIHPRDYSIDEKTDALFHEFLRHDPQFDQQETPKKHRSRIHLRKQWQRHKQYSDPGVRYQYHSFERQRNPLRRGDSVNYPLDTGYHSTLPRIISAPDEEASEGTPSTPQTPKAEAVVAGRAEVAEVQEGDRRESPSSSCGSNTVTITDDKGMASCSPPPEREGLLWEQPDPQEDTRQAEHPPEPPDEPPQPTDKGYGPQTITAELTDKLSATLDERLYTGLRRTKDPAAVTECVVTVTHASPDHSPV; encoded by the exons ATGAGCAATGAGTCTACCGTCTGGATCAACCTCACCGAGAACTCCACC GGGGTCCCATTTGAGCCTGGTAAACAACAGGATGGTTACGTCCTACTGCTGGTGCTCCTGTCCATCTTCCTGGGGGGAACCCTGGTCCTGCTGTCTGTCCTGCTGATCATCTGCAGACGTTGCTGTGATGGAGACTGCCGCCATGCCAG GGCCAGCGATGACCCTGAGAAAACCAACACCAGCTACATGGAGGAGTCTCAGCCAGTACATG GACAGATCACCATCCGTGTAGACGAGTCAGACTGCCTATCGGCCGCCAGCTCCCACGTGGACATGGAGACAGAGCGCTTCCTGTCCACAGGCACCCACGGTGGCCGCCGCGTCTCTTTCAATGAGGTGGCACTCTTCGACCACGGCAAGAAGGCCCAGGAGAAAGGCCGTAG ATTTACGTTGACTGAGGGTGACTTCCACCACCTGAAGAATGCGCGGCTCACACACCTCCACATCCCACCGCTGGCCCTCAAGATCGTCACCATCCACGAGTGTGAGTCATCTGAGAACAGCATCGCCATGACGACCTGCCCCGCCGCCAAGTCCAGCCTCTCCATCTTCCAG ccaccTTTGTGTGCCCGACGGCCACTGTGTCCCCTGCCCCAGACAGCATTGACCAGTCTGAGTGTCAGCCCCAGCTCAGCCCTCCCTGGGGACACCCTTAACTCGGTGGTGGACACCAGCTTCAGTGAGAGTCCCTTGGCACCGGGTCCCAAGGAGCCCAGCACCAGCAGC attgAGGTGATGGTGCCTGGCTCCAGGAATGGGGGGAGTCCGTCTTTGAGTGAAGGGGCGTCGGTGACATCTGTGACAGGTGCATCTCCTGGCGTAGGGGTGGGGCAGGGCCCGGTGCTGCAGTTCTTCACCAAGCTGAGGCGCCATGCCAGCCTGGAGGGAGCCAGCCCATACTTCAAGATCAAGAAGTGGAAGCTAGACAGCAGCCAGCGGGCCTCCAGTCTGGACACCAGAG gGTCCCCTAAGAGGAGGCAGTTCCAGCGGCAGCGCGCTGCCAGCGAGAGCATGGACCAGGAGGATAGCGACGCCCACCACATTGACCTCATCCAGTACATTGCCAGGACCCAGGACGCCACCTATCACCCCTGCCGCCCCTCCGCCTCGGCCTGCCTCCTgccacactcctccccctccactccaccaccctcCCTCGGCAG gttagaggtggaggtggtggtggaacCCAGCTGCAGCAGGGGCCAGGGGCTGGAGGTGATCGGCTTATCCCCGGAGCCCCAGGACGAGGCAGCGAGCCTGGGGGACTGTAGACCGGAAAACTCAGCATCAGACCACCAGGCCCTGTACAGAGACATCTGGACACTCCGGGCCTCCCTGGAGCAGTATGGCTCCTCAGACCAGATCAACAACAACGACAGGGACTCTGTCCGCAGCGATGCTGACAGTGTCTGCTCTCTGAGGGGGCCAACCAAGAGGGGGCTAACCAGTTACCTCTCCCAGGACATCGGGGATGGGCCCGAGGGGGATGTGGAGCTGCCCATGGATGAAGggatgggagagaaggagaaaggggggAAGCAGGACAGTGTGGAGTCAGAGAGGGGCAGTGACGGGGAGTCAGGGAACCGTAAGTTAATGCAGATGGACAGTGGGTATACGTCTATAGAGGCTCCATCACGGGCGCCAGAGGAGCTGAGACTGTTTGGCagtagtggcagcagtggcagtatAGACAGGTCTGCCCTGGAGAAGAGACACTACTTCACCAGTGCAGGGGGCACTGGCACGGTGGTCGAGAGCTTCGAGGTCCGCATCTTCGAGGAAGAGCCAGACGAGGAGACGCCGGCGGGTGCAATGGGCGGCATGACCATAGAAACGGCCAGGTCTCCCCTGGACTGGTCTCCGTACGGTCAGATGTTCACCCCGCGAGAGGCGCAGCcgcacccccacccccccttaTCAATTCACCCCCGTGACTACAGCATCGACGAGAAGACGGACGCGCTCTTCCACGAGTTCCTCCGCCACGACCCCCAGTTTGACCAGCAGGAGACGCCGAAGAAACATCGCTCGCGCATCCACCTCCGCAAGCAGTGGCAGCGCCACAAGCAGTATAGTGACCCAGGCGTTCGCTACCAGTACCACTCCTTTGAGAGGCAGCGGAACCCCCTCCGACGAGGCGATAGCGTCAACTACCCGCTGGACACAGGCTACCACAGCACGCTTCCACGCATCATCAGTGCGCCTGACGAGGAGGCCAGCGAGGGGACCCCCAGCACCCCCCAGACGCCCAAGGCTGAGGCGGTGGTGGCGGGAAGGGCAGAAGTTGCCGAGGTACaggaaggagacaggagagagagtccCAGCAGTAGCTGTGGCAGTAACACCGTGACCATCACAGACGACAAAGGGATGGCGTCCTGTTCCCCTCCCCCGGAGAGAGAGGGTCTGCTATGGGAGCAGCCCGACCCCCAGGAGGACACTAGGCAGGCAGAACACCCCCCTGAGCCACCTGACGAGCCCCCACAGCCCACTGACAAGGGCTACGGCCCACAGACCATCACAGCCGAGCTGACGGACAAGCTGAGCGCAACCCTGGACGAGCGGCTGTACACGGGCCTGCGACGGACAAAGGACCCGGCGGCGGTAACTGAGTGTGTGGTGACAGTCACTCACGCCTCCCCCGACCACAGCCCAGTGTAG